A segment of the Vibrio sp. 16 genome:
ACACCAAATAGCATTGGCCAAGTCATATTAAAAAGTTGTCGTGCCAAAGAAGGCGATGTATTGAGCGTATTTGAAGCCATAATCTCTCTATTTTAGTGAAGGCGGTTCTTTAGAAAGCAAAGCCGAGGCATGACCTCGGCACTTGGAAAACTGTTCTTGCGGGTTAGTCGTCAAGATCGTCTGCGTACCCTTTTGGCGGTGGTGTCCAGCCTCGTTCGTCTGCTGCATGTTTGTCGGATCGATCTCGCGTCATTTCAAGTTTGATCTGCTCTTCAAGATGCATAAACAGTTTACGGTAATTATTGTCAAACCGCTCTCCGCTCGAATCTTCTTCCCAAGCTTGATACAAACTGTCTGACTTGCGATTTTCGACCCGCTGATAAGCCGCTTTTTGCTGCTCTACAAAGAATGGATGGTGCCCGAGGCCACGCATCGCATGCGCGCCCAGTTCTAATGCTGAGTGGTAAGTTTCTAGTTCGATCACATCAGCCCCCGCTTGGCGAAGAAGGTAGCCATGACCACGGTCAAAGGCACGTGCAAGGACTTTGACATGCGGGTAGGTGTGTTTGACGTACTTAGTGAGTTCAACGCTGCTTTCGCGATTATCGATAGCGATGACCAACATCTCTGCTTCTTCAATCCCCGCCGTGTGAAGCATATCCGGTCGGGTGGCGTCGCCGAAATAGGCTTCAGTGTTGATTTGGCGAACGACGTCAATCTGGTCAGCCTGATGGTCAAGAACCACGGTTTTTATTCCATTAGACACAAGTAGTCGATTCACAATCTGACCGAAGCGACCAATTCCTGCAATGATCACGCTGCCATGTTCTTCTATCGTATCAGCGACCTGATCATTGGACTGATGCTGGTAGCGAGGAAGAATGACTTTATCAAAGAAGATGAATAAGCCTGGTGTTAAAAACATCGATAGGGCGACGACGAGAGAGAGTGTTTGCGCAAGCTCAACAGGAATCACGTGGTTTTGCACTGTGAAGCTCAGCAATACGAAACCAAATTCACCAGCCTGGGCAAGGCTCAGTGTAAACAACCATCGATTGCTGCTCTTGATACGAAAAGCAAAGGCTAATACGAAAAGAATCAGCGCTTTGAGCAGCATGACCCCAAGCGTTAGACCAACGATAACGAAGAACTGGTTGAACAGGATGGCAAAGTTGATCCCCGCCCCGACGGTGATAAAAAATAGACCGAGCAATAAGCCTTTAAATGGGTCGATGTTTGACTCCAGTTCATGGCGAAACTCACTGTTTGCCAATACGACACCAGCCAAAAACGCGCCTAATGCAGGAGATAGCCCAACCAAACTCATCAACGCGGCAATGCCAACGACCAACATCAACGCCGTGGCAGTGAAGATCTCACGTAGGCCAGAACTGGCGACAAATCGGAACAGTGGGCGGCTCAAGTAGTGCCCACCAACCACTAAGCCTGCTATCGAGACCAC
Coding sequences within it:
- a CDS encoding monovalent cation:proton antiporter-2 (CPA2) family protein, which produces MTGYFLQAFIYLVAAVIAVPIAKRLGLGSVLGYLIAGVVIGPIIGLVGEETTTIQHFAEFGVVMMLFLVGLELEPKMLWSMRNRLLGLGGLQVVGTAALIMAIAHYFNQPWTIALAIGLIFALSSTAIVLQTFNEKGLSKTEGGQNAFSVLLFQDIAVIPMLAFIPLLALPELVEKAQSGAAAAAAHHEELSLVAGLPGWAYAIVIVVSIAGLVVGGHYLSRPLFRFVASSGLREIFTATALMLVVGIAALMSLVGLSPALGAFLAGVVLANSEFRHELESNIDPFKGLLLGLFFITVGAGINFAILFNQFFVIVGLTLGVMLLKALILFVLAFAFRIKSSNRWLFTLSLAQAGEFGFVLLSFTVQNHVIPVELAQTLSLVVALSMFLTPGLFIFFDKVILPRYQHQSNDQVADTIEEHGSVIIAGIGRFGQIVNRLLVSNGIKTVVLDHQADQIDVVRQINTEAYFGDATRPDMLHTAGIEEAEMLVIAIDNRESSVELTKYVKHTYPHVKVLARAFDRGHGYLLRQAGADVIELETYHSALELGAHAMRGLGHHPFFVEQQKAAYQRVENRKSDSLYQAWEEDSSGERFDNNYRKLFMHLEEQIKLEMTRDRSDKHAADERGWTPPPKGYADDLDD